One Tolypothrix bouteillei VB521301 DNA window includes the following coding sequences:
- a CDS encoding MarR family winged helix-turn-helix transcriptional regulator yields MVPKPHNSQDLASWQQVRAPYGTGYRIKLLSQLLARKFTEHLEPFGLTPFHWVVLCCLWEEDGLPTSSIGDKLQQVGGTLTGVLDRMEERKLIRRERDSRDRRIWRIWLTDAGKELETVLPPIAVEIREQAMRGISYADRELFSQLLSKAIDNLS; encoded by the coding sequence ATGGTTCCCAAACCACATAATTCTCAAGATTTGGCGTCTTGGCAGCAAGTTCGTGCTCCCTATGGCACGGGCTACCGCATTAAACTTCTTTCACAACTCCTTGCTCGCAAGTTTACAGAACATTTGGAACCGTTTGGCTTGACACCCTTTCATTGGGTTGTTCTGTGTTGTCTGTGGGAAGAAGACGGTTTACCGACTTCTAGTATAGGGGATAAACTACAACAAGTCGGCGGTACGTTAACTGGTGTCCTGGATAGAATGGAGGAAAGAAAATTGATTCGTCGAGAACGCGATTCTCGCGATCGCCGCATCTGGCGCATCTGGTTAACCGACGCAGGTAAGGAACTCGAAACTGTGTTACCACCTATAGCAGTTGAAATTCGCGAGCAAGCGATGCGCGGTATTTCCTACGCCGATCGCGAGTTATTTTCCCAATTACTGAGTAAGGCAATTGACAATCTTTCATAA
- a CDS encoding glycosyltransferase family 2 protein: MQSDTQIGKDSQVTQSVCPAFSLVLPVYNEEKSIAATLSNLHRTLNLARCQYEIIVVNDGSTDETGDILSSHSDIRIIEHIRNRGYGAALKSGIRQAKYPLIVITDADGTYPNERIPELVALTNQADMVVGARIGNNVTYSNLRKIPKWFLVRFAEWISMTSIPDLNSGLRVFRKSIVEEFLNILPDTFSFTTTITLAMLTNHYIVHYVPIDYHHRVGKSKIKPVQDTLRFVQLILRVGVYFAPLRVFLPVAGLFFAAFLITLCQDIFIRRDLTERTLILFVAATQLGMFALLADMIDKRSGKG, from the coding sequence ATGCAGTCAGACACGCAAATAGGTAAAGATTCTCAAGTTACACAATCTGTATGTCCAGCTTTTTCGCTTGTTCTGCCTGTATATAACGAAGAAAAAAGTATTGCAGCAACATTAAGTAATTTGCACCGTACCCTTAACTTAGCTCGCTGTCAGTACGAAATTATTGTGGTTAACGATGGCTCTACAGATGAGACTGGTGATATTTTAAGCTCCCACAGTGATATTCGTATCATAGAACATATCAGAAATCGGGGGTATGGTGCAGCTTTAAAATCAGGAATTCGTCAAGCTAAGTATCCCCTGATTGTCATTACTGATGCTGATGGGACTTATCCTAACGAGCGGATTCCAGAACTAGTAGCTCTTACTAACCAGGCTGATATGGTTGTTGGAGCTAGAATAGGGAACAATGTCACGTACTCAAATCTCCGTAAAATCCCAAAGTGGTTTTTAGTCCGTTTTGCAGAATGGATTTCCATGACGAGCATTCCTGACTTGAATAGTGGGTTAAGGGTGTTCCGTAAAAGCATTGTTGAGGAATTTTTAAATATCCTACCTGATACCTTCAGCTTTACTACCACCATTACACTGGCGATGCTCACCAATCACTACATCGTTCATTATGTCCCGATTGACTACCATCATCGGGTTGGTAAGAGCAAGATCAAACCCGTTCAAGATACTTTACGTTTTGTGCAACTCATTCTGCGTGTAGGAGTGTATTTTGCTCCATTACGTGTCTTTTTACCTGTTGCTGGGTTGTTTTTCGCAGCTTTTCTGATTACACTTTGTCAAGATATCTTTATTAGACGCGATTTAACCGAGCGTACTTTGATTCTCTTTGTTGCTGCTACTCAACTGGGTATGTTTGCTTTATTGGCTGATATGATTGACAAGCGTAGTGGGAAAGGGTAA